The region ACGACGAGGCGGTCGAGGCGGCCGCGGCGACGATGGGCTCGCTGAAGCCCGGCGACCCTGCGGACGCGGGAACCATTTGCGGGCCGTTGATCTCGGCGCGGCAGCGCGACCGTGTCCAGGGCTACCTGGATTCGGCCACCGACGAGGGCGGCACGTTCGCCTGCGGCGGCGGCCGTCCCGCCGACCGCGACGCCGGCTTCTTCATCGAGCCGACTGTCATTGCGGGCCTTGACAACAACGCGAAGGTCGCCCGTGAGGAGATCTTCGGCCCGGTGTTGACTGTGATCGCCCACGACGGCGACGACGATGCGGTGCGCATCGCCAACGACTCGCCGTACGGCTTGTCCGGCACGGTGTTCTCGGCCGACGTCGAGCGCGCCAACGCGGTGGCGGCGCGGTTGCGCGTCGGCACCGTCAACATCAACGGCGGTGTCTGGTACTCCGCCGACATGCCGTTCGGCGGTTACAAGCAGTCCGGCATCGGCCGGGAGATGGGCCTCGCCGGCTTCGAGGAATACCTCGAACTCAAAGCGATTGCCACGGCGGTCTAGATGTCGCCGAATGGCCAGTTATAGCACGCCTTTTGGCCGAATAACGTGCGATAAGTGGCCACTCGACAGTAGGGAAGGGACAAACATGGGACAGTTCGACGAAAAGGTCGCGATCGTCACCGGCGCCGGTGGCGGAATCGGCCAGGCCTACGCCGAGGCGCTGGCCCGCGAAGGCGCCGCGGTGGTGGTGGCCGATATCAACACCGAAGGCGCGCAGAAGGTCGCCGACGGGATCAAGGGCGAGGGCGGCAACGCGCTCGCGGTCCACGTGGACGTGTCCGATCCCGAGTCCGCGAAAGAGATGGCCGCGCAGACGCTGTCGGAGTTCGGCGGTATCGACTACCTGGTCAACAACGCCGCGATTTTCGGCGGCATGAAGCTGGACTTCCTGATCACCGTCGACTGGGACTACTACAAGAAGTTCATGAGCGTGAACATGGACGGCGCCCTCGTCTGCACCCGCGCGGTGTACCGCAAGATGGCCAAGCGCGGGGGCGGCGCGATCGTCAACCAGTCGTCCACCGCGGCGTGGCTGTACTCGAACTTCTACGGTCTGGCGAAGGTCGGCATCAACGGCCTGACCCAACAACTGGCCACCGAACTGGGCGGCCAGAACATCCGCGTCAACGCGATCGCGCCGGGCCCCATCGACACCGAGGCCAACCGCACCACCACTCCGCAGGAGATGGTCGCCGACATCGTGAAGGGAATCCCGTTGTCGCGCATGGGCCAACCCGAAGACCTGGTCGGCATGTGCCTGTTCCTGCTCTCGGATCAGGCCAAGTGGATCACCGGCCAGATCTTCAACGTCGACGGCGGACAGATCATCCGCTGATGAGCGATCTCAAGCTCGGGTACATCGGCCTCGGCAACCAGGGCGCGCCGATGGCGAAACGACTGGTCGAATGGCCAGGCGGCCTGATCGTCTTCGACGTCCGCACTGAAGCGATGACCCCGCTGGCCGAACTGGGCGCCACGCTTGCGGACAGCGTCGCCGACATCGCCAACGCCGACGTCATCAGCGTCACGGTGCTCAACGACGAGCAGGTGCGTGATGTGGTGGGGCAGCTCGCCGAGCACGCCAAGCCCGGCACCGTCATCGCGATCCACTCGACGATCGCCGCCGACACCGCGGCAGAGCTGGCAAAGCAGTTGCATGTCAAGGGTATTCACATCGTCGATGCACCGGTCAGTGGAGGTGACCGTGCGGCCAAGAAGGGAGAACTGGCCGTCATGGTCGGCGCAAGCGATGAGGCGTTCGCGCTCGTCAAAGAGCCGTTCTCGCAATGGGCATCGCTCATCGTGCATGCCGGTGAGCCAGGCGCGGGCACGCGCATGAAGTTGGCCCGCAACATGCTGCATTTCATCTCCTTCGCGGCCGCGTGTGAGGCGTTGAAACTCGCCGACGCCGCAGGTATCAACCCACAGGACCTCGGAAACGTGGTCCGTCACAGTGACAAGCAGAGCGGCGGCGCCGGAATGATCATGTTCCGCGACGATGCAAAACCCCTCGCCCAGGATCACTTCCTGTTCAAGCCCTTCACGCACACCCGCGATCTGGGCGAGAAGGATCTGAAGCTCGCTCTTGCACTGGGCGACTCGTTGCACGTCGATCTGCCGCTCGCCGAGTTGGCCCTGAAGAATCTGGCCGCCGGACTCGGCGTGCCGCACACAGAGGAGTAGCCCCATGGACGAACTGCGCCGCAAGGGCCTGGAGAAGATGAACGAGGTCTACGGCTGGGAGATGCCGAACGTCGAAGGCAACGACTTCTTCGCACTGACCGCCGACCATTTGTTCGGCACCATCTGGACGCGGCCAGGCCTGTCGATGCGCGACAAGCGGATCATGACGCTGACCGTCGTCACCGCGCTCGGCAACAGCGACCTTGCCGAGATCCAGGCCAACGCCGCGCTGGCCAACGGTGAGATCACCGAGGACGAACTCAAGGAGATGGCGATCTTCCTCACCCACTACCTCGGCTTCCCGCTCGGGTCCAAGCTCGACGGCGTGATCACCAAGGTGACCAAGCAACGCAGGAAGCAGCAGGGTGAGGACAAGAA is a window of Mycobacterium sp. 3519A DNA encoding:
- a CDS encoding SDR family oxidoreductase, producing the protein MGQFDEKVAIVTGAGGGIGQAYAEALAREGAAVVVADINTEGAQKVADGIKGEGGNALAVHVDVSDPESAKEMAAQTLSEFGGIDYLVNNAAIFGGMKLDFLITVDWDYYKKFMSVNMDGALVCTRAVYRKMAKRGGGAIVNQSSTAAWLYSNFYGLAKVGINGLTQQLATELGGQNIRVNAIAPGPIDTEANRTTTPQEMVADIVKGIPLSRMGQPEDLVGMCLFLLSDQAKWITGQIFNVDGGQIIR
- a CDS encoding NAD(P)-dependent oxidoreductase, producing MSDLKLGYIGLGNQGAPMAKRLVEWPGGLIVFDVRTEAMTPLAELGATLADSVADIANADVISVTVLNDEQVRDVVGQLAEHAKPGTVIAIHSTIAADTAAELAKQLHVKGIHIVDAPVSGGDRAAKKGELAVMVGASDEAFALVKEPFSQWASLIVHAGEPGAGTRMKLARNMLHFISFAAACEALKLADAAGINPQDLGNVVRHSDKQSGGAGMIMFRDDAKPLAQDHFLFKPFTHTRDLGEKDLKLALALGDSLHVDLPLAELALKNLAAGLGVPHTEE
- a CDS encoding carboxymuconolactone decarboxylase family protein, encoding MDELRRKGLEKMNEVYGWEMPNVEGNDFFALTADHLFGTIWTRPGLSMRDKRIMTLTVVTALGNSDLAEIQANAALANGEITEDELKEMAIFLTHYLGFPLGSKLDGVITKVTKQRRKQQGEDKKANVNAAVQMHSGGKIHDK